The following are encoded together in the Brassica napus cultivar Da-Ae chromosome A9, Da-Ae, whole genome shotgun sequence genome:
- the LOC106367041 gene encoding 5'-3' exonuclease isoform X1, whose product MMTTVGFAQSNSFLLFLRSQSIEKNKASRAKWVTSSSSSSHLRASSVSPSSTEAFHRTDYGQAIANDGMNEESRKKKKRVFFLDVSPLCYEGNKPSSQAFGHWLSLFFSQVSLTDPVIAVLDGEEGNKLRRELLPSYKAHRKSPNPGKYSKRPHQFVEEVLRKCNVPVVRIQGHEADDVVATLMEQAVQRGHRAVIASPDKDFKQLISENVQIVIPLADLRRWSFYTLKHYHAQYNCDPQSDLSFRCIMGDEVDGVPGIQHVVPAFGRKTAMKLVRKHGSLESLLSAAAVRTVGRPYAQEALTKYADYLRRNYQVLALKRDVKVQIEEQWLVERDTSNDSEVLSSFFSTLHG is encoded by the exons ATGATGACAACAGTAGGATTTGCTCAATCGAATTCTTTTCTTCTATTCTTGAGAAGTCAATCCATCGAAAAGAATAAAGCTTCGCGAGCAAAATGggtcacttcttcttcttcttcttcacatctTCGCGCATCTTCAGTATCGCCCTCTTCCACtgaggcatttcatcgaacagaTTATGGGCAAGCTATTGCCAATGATGGTATGAATGAAGAAAgcaggaagaaaaagaaaagggtCTTCTTCTTAGACGTTAGTCCACTCTGCTACGAAGGAAACAAGCCAAGTTCACAAGCTTTTGGTCACTGGCTTTCACTCTTCTTCTCTCAAGTCAGCCTCACCGATCCCGTCATAGCT GTTCTTGATGGAGAAGAAGGTAACAAGCTACGCCGAGAGTTACTGCCTTCATATAAAGCGCATAGGAAATCACCAAATCCTGGGAAATACTCCAAAAGGCCACACCAATTCGTTGAAGAAGTTCTTAGAAAATGCAATGTGCCA GTTGTTAGAATACAAGGGCATGAAGCAGACGATGTGGTGGCTACACTTATGGAACAAGCCGTGCAAAGAGGGCACCGCGCCGTTATTGCATCGCCTGACAAAGACTTTAAGCAGCTGATCTCAGAAAATGTTCAGATTGTCATTCCATTGGCTGATCTCAGAAGATGGTCTTTCTATACACTGAAACACTACCATGCCCAGTATAACTGTGATCCACAGTCTGATTTGAGCTTTC GATGTATAATGGGTGATGAGGTCGATGGAGTTCCGGGGATTCAGCACGTTGTCCCGGCGTTTGGAAGAAAAACAGCGATGAAACTTGTGAGGAAACATGGTTCTCTGGAGAGTTTACTAAGCGCTGCAGCTGTAAGAACTGTGGGGAGACCTTATGCTCAAGAAGCCCTTACCAAATATGCAGATTACTTGAGAAGAAACTATCAAGTTCTTGCCTTGAAAAG AGATGTGAAGGTACAGATTGAAGAGCAATGGCTGGTGGAGAGAGATACAAGCAATGACTCAGAAGTACTGTCAAGTTTCTTCTCAACCTTGCATGGATGA
- the LOC106367041 gene encoding 5'-3' exonuclease isoform X2, whose product MEKKVTSYAESYCLHIKRIGNHQILGNTPKGHTNSLKKFLENAMCQWVVRIQGHEADDVVATLMEQAVQRGHRAVIASPDKDFKQLISENVQIVIPLADLRRWSFYTLKHYHAQYNCDPQSDLSFRCIMGDEVDGVPGIQHVVPAFGRKTAMKLVRKHGSLESLLSAAAVRTVGRPYAQEALTKYADYLRRNYQVLALKRDVKVQIEEQWLVERDTSNDSEVLSSFFSTLHG is encoded by the exons ATGGAGAAGAAGGTAACAAGCTACGCCGAGAGTTACTGCCTTCATATAAAGCGCATAGGAAATCACCAAATCCTGGGAAATACTCCAAAAGGCCACACCAATTCGTTGAAGAAGTTCTTAGAAAATGCAATGTGCCAGTGG GTTGTTAGAATACAAGGGCATGAAGCAGACGATGTGGTGGCTACACTTATGGAACAAGCCGTGCAAAGAGGGCACCGCGCCGTTATTGCATCGCCTGACAAAGACTTTAAGCAGCTGATCTCAGAAAATGTTCAGATTGTCATTCCATTGGCTGATCTCAGAAGATGGTCTTTCTATACACTGAAACACTACCATGCCCAGTATAACTGTGATCCACAGTCTGATTTGAGCTTTC GATGTATAATGGGTGATGAGGTCGATGGAGTTCCGGGGATTCAGCACGTTGTCCCGGCGTTTGGAAGAAAAACAGCGATGAAACTTGTGAGGAAACATGGTTCTCTGGAGAGTTTACTAAGCGCTGCAGCTGTAAGAACTGTGGGGAGACCTTATGCTCAAGAAGCCCTTACCAAATATGCAGATTACTTGAGAAGAAACTATCAAGTTCTTGCCTTGAAAAG AGATGTGAAGGTACAGATTGAAGAGCAATGGCTGGTGGAGAGAGATACAAGCAATGACTCAGAAGTACTGTCAAGTTTCTTCTCAACCTTGCATGGATGA
- the LOC106367040 gene encoding protein SENSITIVE TO PROTON RHIZOTOXICITY 1 isoform X2, with the protein METGEDDLCQNNWGSASILDYEMAMEEKEEPNLHVFKASSSGKDNNNNNGGQASVQGVKAQAWDPRTMLCNLSFMEQKIHELQGLVHLILSRNGQLQDEQQQLITADLTSIIIQLISTTLNNGGASQELEDDAEEGENLPPGSYEIKQLEKEEILAPHTNFCTICGKGFKRDANLRMHMRGHGDQYKTPAALAKPPTKETLPVSDEPMLIKRYSCPFPGCKRNKDHKRFQPLKTILCVKNHYKRTHCDKSFTCSRCHTKKFSVIADLKTHEKHCGQNKWLCSCGTTFSRKDKLFGHIALFQGHTPAIPLEDTKPSAAASSQRGSSGCGNNNNNAAMVSFSLGSAANANQETSQPCFMDGKISFEESFSPLSFDTCNFGGFPRSIFDDSFQMLISSACGCSPINGGVGSVSDTSL; encoded by the exons ATGGAAACAGGAGAGGATGATCTGTGTCAGAACAATTGGGGAAGTGCTTCCATCTTGGATTACGAGATGGCTATGGAGGAGAAGGAGGAGCCTAATTTGCATGTTTTCAAAGCTTCTTCTTCGGGcaaagacaacaacaacaacaacggtGGTCAAGCTAGTGTGCAAGGCGTCAAGGCTCAAGCGTGGGATCCGAGGACCATGCTGTGCAACCTGTCTTTTATGGAACAGAAGATTCACGAACTGCAGGGTCTTGTTCACCTCATCCTTAGCCGAAACGGGCAGCTTCAAGACGAGCAGCAGCAACTCATAACCGCTGATCTTACTTCCATAATCATACAGCTGATTTCAACT ACCCTTAACAACGGTGGCGCCTCCCAAGAGCTCGAAGATGATGCCGAGGAAGGAGAGAACCTTCCTCCCGGTTCCTACGAGATTAAGCAGCTTGAGAAAGAGGAGATCCTCGCACCCCATACCAACTTCTGCACTATATGTGGCAAGGGTTTCAAGAGAGACGCCAACCTGAGGATGCACATGAGAGGGCACGGTGACCAGTACAAAACTCCCGCCGCTCTGGCCAAGCCCCCGACCAAAGAAACCCTACCCGTGTCTGATGAGCCGATGCTGATCAAAAGGTACTCTTGCCCATTCCCCGGCTGCAAACGCAACAAGGATCACAAAAGGTTCCAGCCTTTGAAGACCATTCTGTGCGTGAAGAACCATTATAAACGCACCCACTGCGACAAAAGCTTCACTTGCAGCCGCTGCCATACCAAGAAATTCTCTGTCATTGCCGATCTCAAAACCCACGAGAAGCACTGCGGTCAAAACAAGTGGCTCTGTTCCTGTGGTACCACATTCTCACGCAAAGACAAGCTGTTCGGTCACATTGCTCTGTTCCAGGGACACACTCCTGCGATCCCACTTGAAGACACAAAACCTTCGGCTGCTGCATCTTCTCAGAGAGGGAGCTCTGGTTGCGGGAACAATAACAACAACGCAGCAATGGTTAGTTTCAGTCTTGGTTCTGCAGCAAATGCTAATCAAGAAACCTCACAGCCTTGTTTCATGGATGGGAAGATAAGCTTCGAGGAGTCTTTCTCACCGCTGAGCTTTGATACATGCAACTTTGGAGGGTTTCCTCGATCTATATTTGATGATTCATTTCAAATGCTTATTTCAAGTGCATGTGGTTGCTCGCCCATCAATGGTGGTGTTGGCTCTGTTTCGGATACTAGTCTCTAA
- the LOC106367040 gene encoding protein SENSITIVE TO PROTON RHIZOTOXICITY 1 isoform X1 — protein sequence METGEDDLCQNNWGSASILDYEMAMEEKEEPNLHVFKASSSGKDNNNNNGGQASVQGVKAQAWDPRTMLCNLSFMEQKIHELQGLVHLILSRNGQLQDEQQQLITADLTSIIIQLISTAGSLLPSVNMLSTTAPGSALFPFPREANNLASQTLNNGGASQELEDDAEEGENLPPGSYEIKQLEKEEILAPHTNFCTICGKGFKRDANLRMHMRGHGDQYKTPAALAKPPTKETLPVSDEPMLIKRYSCPFPGCKRNKDHKRFQPLKTILCVKNHYKRTHCDKSFTCSRCHTKKFSVIADLKTHEKHCGQNKWLCSCGTTFSRKDKLFGHIALFQGHTPAIPLEDTKPSAAASSQRGSSGCGNNNNNAAMVSFSLGSAANANQETSQPCFMDGKISFEESFSPLSFDTCNFGGFPRSIFDDSFQMLISSACGCSPINGGVGSVSDTSL from the coding sequence ATGGAAACAGGAGAGGATGATCTGTGTCAGAACAATTGGGGAAGTGCTTCCATCTTGGATTACGAGATGGCTATGGAGGAGAAGGAGGAGCCTAATTTGCATGTTTTCAAAGCTTCTTCTTCGGGcaaagacaacaacaacaacaacggtGGTCAAGCTAGTGTGCAAGGCGTCAAGGCTCAAGCGTGGGATCCGAGGACCATGCTGTGCAACCTGTCTTTTATGGAACAGAAGATTCACGAACTGCAGGGTCTTGTTCACCTCATCCTTAGCCGAAACGGGCAGCTTCAAGACGAGCAGCAGCAACTCATAACCGCTGATCTTACTTCCATAATCATACAGCTGATTTCAACTGCAGGTAGTCTTCTTCCATCTGTTAATATGTTGTCTACTACAGCCCCAGGTTCAGCCTTGTTCCCTTTTCCAAGGGAGGCTAATAACCTTGCTTCACAGACCCTTAACAACGGTGGCGCCTCCCAAGAGCTCGAAGATGATGCCGAGGAAGGAGAGAACCTTCCTCCCGGTTCCTACGAGATTAAGCAGCTTGAGAAAGAGGAGATCCTCGCACCCCATACCAACTTCTGCACTATATGTGGCAAGGGTTTCAAGAGAGACGCCAACCTGAGGATGCACATGAGAGGGCACGGTGACCAGTACAAAACTCCCGCCGCTCTGGCCAAGCCCCCGACCAAAGAAACCCTACCCGTGTCTGATGAGCCGATGCTGATCAAAAGGTACTCTTGCCCATTCCCCGGCTGCAAACGCAACAAGGATCACAAAAGGTTCCAGCCTTTGAAGACCATTCTGTGCGTGAAGAACCATTATAAACGCACCCACTGCGACAAAAGCTTCACTTGCAGCCGCTGCCATACCAAGAAATTCTCTGTCATTGCCGATCTCAAAACCCACGAGAAGCACTGCGGTCAAAACAAGTGGCTCTGTTCCTGTGGTACCACATTCTCACGCAAAGACAAGCTGTTCGGTCACATTGCTCTGTTCCAGGGACACACTCCTGCGATCCCACTTGAAGACACAAAACCTTCGGCTGCTGCATCTTCTCAGAGAGGGAGCTCTGGTTGCGGGAACAATAACAACAACGCAGCAATGGTTAGTTTCAGTCTTGGTTCTGCAGCAAATGCTAATCAAGAAACCTCACAGCCTTGTTTCATGGATGGGAAGATAAGCTTCGAGGAGTCTTTCTCACCGCTGAGCTTTGATACATGCAACTTTGGAGGGTTTCCTCGATCTATATTTGATGATTCATTTCAAATGCTTATTTCAAGTGCATGTGGTTGCTCGCCCATCAATGGTGGTGTTGGCTCTGTTTCGGATACTAGTCTCTAA